One Halocalculus aciditolerans DNA segment encodes these proteins:
- the dapF gene encoding diaminopimelate epimerase, whose translation MTTTPYTLYHGTSNDFAVVDAANHVPDRAAFAQRVCADLGVDGVLFLALQDEYEPPRCVMTLVQPDGSTAAMCGNGARCAARWVTEQTGESEVMLDTQAGTRRSTVDGAHVVVEMGVPDFAPDAVPVRGDAPMDGDVLNGYAITAVNTGVPHAVTFVEDVDAVDVEGDAPPVRSHERFPAGANVTFAEETEWGFAQRTFERGVEGETQSCGTGAVAVAAVAARHGRVPGDATVTVAPPGGELEVSLTPGGRATLAGPTERVRDGEAETEPRVPKR comes from the coding sequence ATGACGACCACACCATACACTCTCTATCACGGCACGAGCAACGATTTCGCGGTCGTCGACGCCGCGAACCACGTCCCCGACCGCGCGGCGTTCGCACAGCGCGTCTGCGCCGACCTCGGCGTCGACGGCGTGCTCTTCCTCGCGCTCCAAGACGAGTACGAGCCGCCGCGCTGCGTGATGACGCTCGTCCAGCCGGACGGCTCGACGGCGGCGATGTGCGGGAACGGCGCGCGCTGTGCGGCGCGCTGGGTGACCGAGCAGACCGGCGAGTCCGAGGTGATGCTCGACACGCAGGCGGGCACGCGGCGGTCCACGGTGGACGGCGCGCACGTCGTCGTGGAGATGGGCGTCCCCGACTTCGCCCCGGACGCGGTCCCGGTGCGCGGCGACGCGCCGATGGACGGCGACGTCCTGAACGGCTACGCCATCACGGCGGTGAACACGGGCGTGCCGCACGCGGTGACGTTCGTCGAGGACGTCGACGCGGTGGACGTCGAGGGCGACGCGCCGCCGGTTCGGAGCCACGAGCGCTTCCCGGCGGGCGCGAACGTGACGTTCGCAGAAGAGACCGAGTGGGGGTTCGCACAGCGGACGTTCGAGCGCGGCGTCGAGGGCGAGACGCAGTCCTGCGGGACGGGCGCGGTCGCGGTCGCGGCGGTCGCGGCGCGCCACGGCCGCGTTCCGGGCGACGCGACGGTGACGGTCGCGCCGCCGGGCGGCGAGCTCGAAGTCTCGCTCACGCCGGGCGGTCGCGCGACGCTCGCCGGGCCGACCGAGCGCGTCCGCGACGGCGAAGCCGAAACGGAGCCGCGGGTACCGAAGCGATGA
- a CDS encoding M20/M25/M40 family metallo-hydrolase, which yields MTDAEFDPVAFLEAGVRIDSTARVDEMRRFVRETLGEHGVESRVDDAGNLLASKGDGGDGDGGGVLLNTHLDTVPPHVPFARDDGRVRGRGSCDAIGPMAAMLAAFLAADDDAAVTLALTPDEETNSTGAAALDLDADCVVVGEPTGLDRCTAARGRFQATVSVTGTAAHAAEPESGASAIQGARRALEALETYDGERGPSPHPVLGAPTLTATTIEGGNATNQVPAECSFVVDRRTVPPESAGAFFDGLRAHLRAAVPDALGVEVTPAERDTPFLEAFATDRDERVVNALGDAGAGRIRPFTAATEASYFAADAPTVVFGPGVLADDEGAVAHADREYVDAAAVEDAAAILTDAVDALA from the coding sequence ATGACCGACGCCGAGTTCGACCCGGTCGCCTTCCTCGAAGCCGGCGTCCGCATCGACTCCACGGCGCGCGTCGACGAGATGCGGCGGTTCGTCCGGGAGACGCTCGGCGAGCACGGCGTCGAATCCCGCGTCGACGACGCCGGGAACCTCCTCGCGTCGAAAGGTGACGGCGGTGACGGCGACGGCGGCGGTGTCCTCCTGAACACGCATCTGGACACCGTGCCGCCGCACGTGCCGTTCGCGCGCGACGACGGGAGGGTTCGCGGCCGCGGCTCCTGTGACGCAATCGGGCCGATGGCCGCGATGCTCGCGGCGTTCCTCGCGGCGGACGACGACGCGGCCGTGACGCTCGCGCTCACGCCGGACGAGGAGACGAACTCCACGGGGGCGGCCGCACTCGACCTCGACGCGGACTGCGTCGTCGTCGGCGAACCCACGGGTCTCGACCGCTGCACGGCGGCCCGCGGGCGCTTCCAGGCGACCGTTTCGGTTACTGGAACGGCGGCGCACGCGGCGGAGCCGGAGAGCGGCGCGAGCGCGATTCAGGGCGCTCGACGCGCCCTCGAAGCCCTCGAAACCTACGACGGCGAGCGCGGACCGAGCCCGCACCCCGTGCTCGGCGCGCCGACGCTCACCGCGACGACCATCGAGGGCGGGAACGCGACGAACCAGGTGCCCGCGGAGTGCTCGTTCGTCGTCGACCGCCGGACCGTCCCTCCGGAGTCCGCGGGCGCGTTCTTCGACGGGCTGCGCGCGCACCTCCGCGCCGCCGTCCCCGACGCCCTCGGCGTCGAGGTCACGCCCGCCGAGCGCGACACGCCCTTCCTCGAAGCCTTCGCGACGGACCGCGACGAGAGAGTGGTGAACGCGCTCGGTGACGCGGGCGCGGGCCGGATTCGCCCCTTTACCGCCGCGACGGAGGCTTCCTACTTCGCGGCGGACGCCCCGACGGTCGTCTTCGGTCCCGGCGTGCTCGCCGACGACGAGGGCGCAGTCGCGCACGCCGACCGCGAGTACGTCGACGCCGCGGCCGTCGAAGACGCCGCCGCGATACTCACGGACGCTGTCGACGCGCTCGCCTGA
- the lysA gene encoding diaminopimelate decarboxylase: MTTRRLDDWSARDLRAVAAEHGTPTYVQDLDRVRANYERLDDAFPDARIHYAVKANAGRAVLKALREVDAGAEAASAGEVARALDAGFDPSEIHYTPVNPPDRDLDPILNGPTSGLTVTVGSRDLLDRLDARGFDGRVCLRVHPGVGAGHSEDVATGADAKFGVPAEDATTVLREADARGFDVVGVHAHVGSGMLTEEDVEAHREVVEVIAGIARDSPVDLEFVDVGGGFGVPYRESEEALDLDAVANATRDALADVDADLVVEPGRYLVADAGVLLAEVVSTKPTGDAVVAGADAGMTELLRPALYDAYHPIRSLARDAHDRPTRTVTVVGPVCESTDVLADARDLPRPAVGDLLAVGNAGAYGIEMASNYTSRPRPPVVAVEGDDTRIVRERETMDDLLRFERD; the protein is encoded by the coding sequence GTGACGACTCGCAGACTCGACGACTGGTCGGCGCGCGACCTCCGCGCGGTCGCGGCCGAGCACGGCACGCCGACGTACGTCCAGGACCTCGACCGGGTGCGAGCGAACTATGAGCGCCTCGACGACGCGTTCCCGGACGCGCGCATCCACTACGCGGTGAAGGCGAACGCCGGCCGCGCCGTCCTCAAAGCCCTCCGGGAGGTCGATGCAGGAGCGGAAGCGGCCTCCGCGGGCGAGGTCGCGCGGGCGCTCGACGCGGGGTTCGACCCGAGCGAGATCCACTACACGCCGGTGAATCCGCCGGACCGCGACCTCGACCCTATCCTGAACGGGCCGACGTCGGGGCTCACGGTTACGGTCGGCTCTCGTGACCTCCTCGACCGCCTCGACGCGCGCGGGTTCGACGGCCGGGTCTGCCTCCGCGTCCACCCGGGCGTGGGCGCGGGCCACAGCGAGGACGTGGCGACGGGCGCGGACGCGAAGTTCGGCGTGCCGGCCGAGGACGCGACGACGGTGCTTCGCGAGGCGGACGCCCGCGGGTTCGACGTCGTCGGCGTGCACGCGCACGTCGGGAGCGGGATGCTCACCGAGGAGGACGTCGAAGCGCACCGCGAGGTCGTCGAGGTCATCGCCGGCATCGCGCGCGACTCCCCCGTGGACTTGGAGTTCGTGGACGTCGGCGGCGGGTTCGGCGTCCCCTACCGCGAGTCGGAGGAGGCGCTGGACCTCGACGCAGTCGCGAACGCGACGCGGGACGCGCTCGCGGACGTGGACGCCGACCTCGTCGTCGAGCCGGGCCGGTATCTCGTCGCTGACGCGGGCGTCCTCCTCGCGGAGGTCGTGTCGACGAAACCGACGGGCGACGCGGTGGTCGCGGGCGCGGACGCCGGGATGACGGAGCTCCTGCGGCCGGCGCTCTACGACGCCTACCACCCGATTCGGTCGCTGGCGCGCGACGCCCACGACCGCCCCACGAGGACGGTGACGGTCGTCGGCCCGGTCTGTGAGTCGACGGACGTCCTCGCGGACGCGCGCGACCTCCCGCGGCCGGCGGTCGGCGACCTGCTCGCCGTCGGGAACGCCGGCGCGTACGGCATCGAGATGGCGAGCAACTACACGTCGCGGCCGCGCCCGCCCGTCGTCGCGGTCGAGGGCGACGACACACGGATAGTCCGCGAGCGCGAAACGATGGACGACCTGCTGCGGTTCGAGCGAGACTAA